CGCGACATTCTTTCGATGCCGACGGATTAATGGGTGAAGCACCATTCTGGGGAAGATTCTGGGAATCCTCTGCTTTAACCCCAGATCAAAAAACATATATTGATACATTGCGGCACAATATTTATGACCTCCTTATTGAGCTCGGTAAAGACCCGCGCACTTACAGTATCATCCATGCCGATCTGCATCCCGCCAACATCGTCGTTGAAGGGAGTCGGTTGCACGTAATTGATTTTGATGATTCAGGTTTCGGCTGGCATCACTACGACATAGCGGTCGCTCTTTTTAACTATGACCTCGACAAGCCCATTGAACATCTGCAGGCAGCTATGATCACTGGTTACCGCAAGTTCCGGTCCATCAGTGACAATGATCTAGCATACGTGCACGTTTTCATGTTGATAAGAGCGATGGTATGTATTGGATGGTATTCGGCACGGCCGGAGGTTACGGCAGGTAGAATAGCTTTACCTCATCTTATCGACTACGTGCGATCAAAAGCCGTCAGGGTAATGGCAAGCCATGGAATTTTGATCGAGCCGATGCCGAGCATTTGAAATAGTTACAAAC
The Gammaproteobacteria bacterium genome window above contains:
- a CDS encoding phosphotransferase; the protein is MLNDLSWAAAHNALASWDIQTQDIESLTLTENIVFKITDGTKQSFVLRLHRPGYHNLNELLSELQWTAALLDAGLTVPVPRTTRDGRQYASVYLGNQHRYAGLLEWVDGMPMENLIENNPDLTFVENSFSLLGEVMAKFHNQAVSWTIPLKFSRHSFDADGLMGEAPFWGRFWESSALTPDQKTYIDTLRHNIYDLLIELGKDPRTYSIIHADLHPANIVVEGSRLHVIDFDDSGFGWHHYDIAVALFNYDLDKPIEHLQAAMITGYRKFRSISDNDLAYVHVFMLIRAMVCIGWYSARPEVTAGRIALPHLIDYVRSKAVRVMASHGILIEPMPSI